The segment CAGCCGGTATGGAACACCAGAACACGAAATAAATACTAAGCTACCAACGTACGAGGAGGTGCAAATGGAAAAGATGATCAATCACGAGGATCCGATACCACCAGGAACGGGAGGTCAAATGCCACCGCCTCCGCCGAGCATCACCGGTCGACCGCTGGGACCGGCAGGCCGATCGGCTGGAGGCGTAGGCGGCGGTGCCCCGGCCGTAACGTTTATCGCAATCGATGCCGACGGCGAAAATATTACCGCAGACAAGAGTCTGCTGGGAACGGACATTGTATTTGTGACGGCCTTTCTGGTATCGTTCTTCTTTAACTGGATCGGTTTTCTAATGTTGACCTGCTTCTGTCACACAATTGCCGCCCGTTACGGAGCACTTTCTGGATTCGGCCTCTCACTGGCTAAATGGACTTTGAT is part of the Sabethes cyaneus chromosome 2, idSabCyanKW18_F2, whole genome shotgun sequence genome and harbors:
- the LOC128735045 gene encoding NEDD4 family-interacting protein 1-like: MPAPNNNNNNNDDDDLPPPKADFSAPPPYEVTDTTSRYGTPEHEINTKLPTYEEVQMEKMINHEDPIPPGTGGQMPPPPPSITGRPLGPAGRSAGGVGGGAPAVTFIAIDADGENITADKSLLGTDIVFVTAFLVSFFFNWIGFLMLTCFCHTIAARYGALSGFGLSLAKWTLIVKHSTDFASHENSWLWWLIMAFGLLICVRAIVQYVSIKRTWRLLSTSAQESLLFFY